A window of the Streptomyces sp. NBC_01351 genome harbors these coding sequences:
- a CDS encoding CTP synthase C-terminal region-related (seleno)protein translates to MTTAQTARIALVGDRSPHVKSHTRVPLLLDALASREGLVLDAYWIPTGDAAAEAAAGTLGRFDAVWVLPGSPYASEAGALAAIRVAREQGIPFLGTCGGFQHALLEYARTVCGLAGAAHAENDPAAADPVIAPLACSLVGHEGLVRAEPGSLAESALGAERSTERYHCGYGPAPRHLPALAAHGLLLSGHDEDGQVRIAELPGHPFFLATLFQPELHGDGTVPHPIVRALAVAAVTHATAARQAAPEAE, encoded by the coding sequence ATGACCACCGCACAGACCGCGCGGATCGCCCTCGTCGGCGACCGCTCCCCGCACGTGAAGTCCCACACCCGGGTTCCGCTGCTCCTCGACGCCCTGGCCTCGCGCGAGGGCCTCGTGCTGGACGCCTACTGGATCCCCACCGGCGACGCCGCGGCCGAGGCCGCCGCCGGGACGCTGGGGCGGTTCGACGCCGTGTGGGTGCTGCCCGGCAGCCCGTACGCCAGCGAGGCCGGGGCGCTGGCCGCGATCCGGGTGGCCCGCGAGCAGGGCATCCCGTTCCTCGGGACCTGCGGCGGCTTCCAGCACGCCCTGCTGGAGTACGCCCGGACGGTGTGCGGGCTGGCCGGTGCCGCGCACGCCGAGAACGACCCCGCGGCGGCGGACCCGGTGATCGCGCCGCTCGCCTGCTCGCTCGTGGGGCACGAGGGCCTCGTACGGGCCGAGCCCGGCTCGCTCGCCGAGTCCGCGCTCGGCGCGGAGCGGTCGACGGAGCGCTACCACTGCGGCTACGGGCCCGCGCCCCGGCACCTTCCGGCCCTCGCCGCGCACGGGCTGCTCCTGTCGGGCCACGACGAGGACGGGCAGGTGCGCATCGCCGAGCTGCCCGGGCACCCCTTCTTCCTGGCCACCCTCTTCCAGCCGGAGCTGCACGGGGACGGGACGGTGCCGCACCCGATCGTCCGGGCCCTCGCCGTGGCGGCTGTGACCCACGCCACCGCCGCACGCCAGGCCGCCCCCGAAGCGGAATAA
- a CDS encoding phosphocholine-specific phospholipase C, which produces MTEFNRRRFLQIAGGTAAVAMLNESIARAAAISAQGTTGTIQDIEHIVVLMQENRSFDHYFGAMKGVRGFGDPRPVLQDNGKSVFHQSNGTKDILPFNPQIEDLGMQFLTGLNHDWAGGQKAYNKGKYDKWVPAKTATTMSYMTRNDIPFHYALADAFTVCDAYHCSFIGATDPNRYYMWSGYTGNDGVGGGPVLGNQELGYGWKTYPERLESAGVSWKVYQDIGDGLNAAGHWGWINDAFRGNYGDNSLLYFNNYRNAQPGSALYEKARTGTNVKAGEGYFDKLRADVVNGTLPQVSWIAAPEAFSEHSNWPTNFGAWYISQVLDSLTANPAVWAKTALFITYDENDGFFDHVVPPYPPESASWGLSTASVTGDLYTGGVSGYAAGPYGLGPRVPMIVVSPWSKGGYVCSETFDHTSVIRFMEKRFGVQEPNISPWRRAVCGDLTSAFDFTRADAAPAALPSTAGYVPPDKDRHPSYYPTVPATGTMPKQEAGSKPTRALGYSPYVDGRATTSTGKFTLTFHSGPTLGAHFHSTSGNRTDGPWPYTVEPGKTLSDTWSTYGSTGNQINLSVWGPNGFLRTWKGPAKKTGPEVTARHDGTTGNLKLTLTNSGSAAVNLTVTNSYGGAAQTLRVAAGGTATYTADLSATGRWYDVTVVSDADTTFLRRFAGHVETGAAGISDPAIKTV; this is translated from the coding sequence ATGACCGAATTCAATCGGCGCAGGTTCCTGCAGATAGCCGGCGGTACCGCCGCCGTCGCGATGCTGAACGAGAGCATCGCGCGCGCGGCCGCCATCTCGGCGCAGGGCACGACCGGCACGATCCAGGACATCGAGCACATCGTCGTCCTCATGCAGGAGAACCGGTCCTTCGACCACTACTTCGGCGCGATGAAGGGGGTCCGGGGCTTCGGCGACCCGCGTCCCGTCCTCCAGGACAACGGCAAGTCCGTCTTCCACCAGTCCAACGGGACGAAGGACATCCTGCCCTTCAACCCGCAGATCGAGGACCTCGGGATGCAGTTCCTGACGGGCCTCAACCACGACTGGGCGGGCGGCCAGAAGGCCTACAACAAGGGCAAGTACGACAAGTGGGTTCCGGCCAAGACGGCCACGACCATGTCGTACATGACCCGGAACGACATCCCGTTCCACTACGCCCTCGCCGACGCCTTCACCGTGTGCGACGCCTACCACTGCTCCTTCATCGGCGCCACGGACCCCAACCGCTACTACATGTGGTCGGGTTACACGGGCAACGACGGCGTGGGCGGTGGCCCCGTCCTCGGCAACCAGGAGCTGGGCTACGGCTGGAAGACCTACCCGGAGCGCCTGGAGTCGGCCGGGGTCTCCTGGAAGGTCTACCAGGACATCGGCGACGGTCTGAACGCGGCCGGCCACTGGGGCTGGATCAACGACGCCTTCCGCGGCAACTACGGCGACAACTCGCTGCTGTACTTCAACAACTACCGCAACGCCCAGCCCGGCAGCGCCCTCTACGAGAAGGCCCGCACCGGCACCAACGTCAAGGCGGGCGAAGGGTACTTCGACAAGCTGCGCGCGGACGTGGTGAACGGCACCCTCCCGCAGGTCTCGTGGATCGCCGCCCCCGAGGCGTTCAGCGAGCACTCCAACTGGCCGACGAACTTCGGCGCCTGGTACATCTCGCAGGTCCTGGACTCGCTGACCGCGAACCCGGCGGTGTGGGCGAAGACGGCCCTGTTCATCACCTACGACGAGAACGACGGGTTCTTCGACCACGTCGTCCCGCCGTACCCGCCGGAGTCCGCGTCCTGGGGCCTGTCCACGGCGAGCGTCACCGGCGACCTGTACACCGGGGGCGTCTCCGGCTACGCCGCCGGCCCGTACGGCCTCGGCCCGCGCGTCCCGATGATCGTGGTCTCCCCGTGGAGCAAGGGCGGCTACGTCTGCTCCGAGACCTTCGACCACACCTCGGTGATCCGCTTCATGGAGAAGCGCTTCGGCGTGCAGGAGCCCAACATCTCGCCGTGGCGCCGTGCCGTCTGCGGTGACCTGACCTCCGCCTTCGACTTCACCCGGGCCGACGCCGCGCCCGCCGCGCTGCCGTCCACGGCCGGGTACGTCCCGCCGGACAAGGACCGCCACCCGTCCTACTACCCGACCGTGCCCGCCACGGGCACGATGCCGAAGCAGGAGGCCGGCTCCAAGCCGACCCGCGCGCTGGGCTACAGCCCGTACGTGGACGGCCGGGCCACCACCTCCACCGGCAAGTTCACCCTGACCTTCCACTCCGGCCCCACCCTCGGCGCCCACTTCCACAGCACCTCGGGCAACCGCACGGACGGCCCCTGGCCCTACACGGTCGAGCCGGGCAAGACCCTCTCGGACACCTGGTCCACGTACGGCTCCACCGGCAACCAGATCAACCTCTCGGTCTGGGGCCCGAACGGCTTCCTGCGCACCTGGAAGGGCCCGGCGAAGAAGACCGGCCCCGAGGTCACGGCCCGCCACGACGGGACCACCGGCAACCTCAAGCTGACCCTGACCAACTCGGGCTCGGCGGCGGTCAACCTCACGGTGACCAACTCCTACGGCGGCGCGGCCCAGACCCTGCGGGTCGCGGCGGGCGGCACGGCCACGTACACGGCGGACCTGAGCGCGACCGGTCGCTGGTACGACGTCACGGTGGTCTCCGACGCGGACACCACCTTCCTGCGCCGCTTCGCCGGCCACGTGGAAACGGGCGCCGCGGGCATCTCCGACCCGGCGATCAAGACCGTCTGA
- a CDS encoding alpha/beta fold hydrolase, with product MAIAHRRIGTGPARVIVLHDWFGTSANWGSVLDHLDPDEFSYAFLDYRGYGDRRDVPGRYTLPEIADDVLELADRLGWDTFSLLGHSMGGKAVQQVLVRAPERVEKLIGLTPVPAAPYEMDDATHALFYGAAEDPAKRRIILDLVTGNRASRHWLDGMVEHSLSVSRPEAFAGYLASWQPLDLSSAVKGNTVPVLVLVGEYDLALTADVMRATWAAWYPNCRIVTIPGSGHYPPHETPVAFATEVEAFLRA from the coding sequence ATGGCCATCGCCCACCGCAGGATCGGCACCGGACCCGCCCGCGTCATCGTGCTGCACGACTGGTTCGGCACCTCCGCCAACTGGGGTTCCGTACTGGACCACCTGGACCCGGACGAGTTCTCGTACGCCTTCCTCGACTACCGCGGCTACGGCGACCGCCGGGACGTCCCCGGCCGCTACACCCTCCCCGAGATCGCCGACGACGTCCTCGAACTGGCCGACCGGCTCGGCTGGGACACCTTCTCCCTCCTTGGCCACTCCATGGGCGGCAAGGCGGTCCAGCAGGTCCTCGTGCGCGCCCCCGAGCGGGTGGAGAAGCTGATCGGGCTCACACCCGTGCCGGCCGCCCCGTACGAGATGGACGACGCGACCCACGCCCTCTTCTACGGCGCCGCCGAGGACCCGGCCAAGCGCCGGATCATCCTCGACCTGGTCACCGGCAACCGCGCGAGCCGCCACTGGCTGGACGGCATGGTCGAGCACTCCCTGAGCGTCTCCCGCCCCGAGGCCTTCGCCGGCTACCTCGCGAGCTGGCAGCCGCTCGACCTGTCCTCCGCGGTGAAGGGGAACACCGTCCCGGTGCTGGTCCTGGTCGGGGAGTACGACCTCGCGCTCACCGCCGACGTGATGCGGGCCACCTGGGCCGCCTGGTACCCGAACTGCCGGATCGTCACGATTCCGGGTTCCGGCCACTACCCGCCGCACGAGACCCCGGTGGCCTTCGCCACCGAAGTGGAGGCCTTCCTCCGCGCCTAG